From Thalassoglobus sp. JC818, the proteins below share one genomic window:
- a CDS encoding DUF1501 domain-containing protein → MITQHFSRRRMLQSTSCGFGWLALSHLARSVSAESQAANRLPACAKNVILCYMSGGVSHIDSFDPKPRLEREAGKPMPVKVERTQFNNNGNIFPSPFSFKQWGESGIPISSMFPHIAESADDLAIIRSMTTPVNEHAQGNFAFHTGFPFIGHPSAGAWINYGLGTENENIPGYVVLRSGQSGVPHGGVGQWSSGYLPAEHQASVVDLDSDEPVPNIQPRELDDVQRRRMALIAEFDGKFSGRVQHNSQVEAAIRNYETAYRMQTAVPELCDLSQESDSIHDLYGTRSANSQTAGYARQCLLARRLVERGVRFVELTCLPQVPGGSQAANPWDQHGGLEEGHRRMAEQVDQPIGGLLKDLKSRGLLDSTLVIWAGEFGRTPFSQGSNGRDHNPFGFSVWMAGGGIRGGVVHGATDDYGYHVVEHKQTFYDLWATVLHQLGVDHEQLTFRYSGRDMRLTDVHGNVIQSVVS, encoded by the coding sequence ATGATCACTCAACACTTTTCACGACGGCGGATGCTCCAGTCGACATCGTGCGGATTCGGTTGGTTAGCGCTGTCGCATCTCGCACGTTCGGTCTCCGCTGAATCGCAAGCAGCGAATCGTCTTCCTGCCTGCGCGAAGAATGTCATTCTTTGCTACATGTCGGGAGGTGTCTCTCACATTGACTCCTTCGATCCTAAACCCCGACTCGAACGAGAAGCGGGAAAGCCAATGCCGGTGAAGGTTGAACGGACACAGTTCAACAACAACGGCAACATCTTTCCCAGTCCTTTCTCATTTAAGCAGTGGGGCGAGAGCGGAATTCCGATCAGCTCGATGTTTCCGCACATCGCAGAGTCTGCGGATGACCTCGCAATCATTCGATCGATGACGACTCCTGTGAATGAGCATGCTCAGGGGAACTTTGCGTTCCACACCGGTTTTCCATTCATCGGTCACCCAAGTGCGGGAGCGTGGATCAACTATGGACTTGGAACCGAGAACGAAAACATTCCCGGTTACGTTGTCTTGAGAAGTGGTCAGTCCGGAGTTCCACACGGCGGAGTTGGTCAGTGGAGCAGCGGTTACCTCCCGGCCGAACACCAGGCTTCGGTTGTCGATCTCGACTCGGACGAACCCGTGCCGAATATTCAGCCTCGGGAACTCGATGACGTTCAACGTCGACGCATGGCATTGATTGCTGAATTCGATGGTAAGTTCTCCGGCCGAGTTCAACACAACTCGCAAGTTGAAGCAGCCATTCGCAACTACGAAACGGCTTATCGCATGCAGACTGCCGTTCCCGAACTCTGTGATCTGTCCCAGGAATCCGATTCCATTCACGATCTTTATGGCACACGTTCTGCGAACTCGCAAACTGCAGGCTATGCCCGGCAGTGTCTGTTGGCGAGACGGCTTGTCGAGCGCGGAGTCCGATTTGTCGAGTTGACGTGTCTGCCTCAAGTTCCCGGAGGAAGTCAGGCGGCGAATCCGTGGGATCAGCATGGAGGGCTTGAGGAGGGGCATCGCAGGATGGCTGAACAAGTCGACCAGCCGATTGGCGGTCTGCTGAAGGATCTCAAATCTCGCGGTTTGCTGGACTCAACGCTTGTCATCTGGGCAGGCGAGTTCGGAAGAACGCCGTTTTCGCAGGGTAGCAATGGACGGGATCACAATCCCTTCGGGTTCAGTGTCTGGATGGCAGGCGGCGGAATTCGTGGAGGTGTTGTTCATGGAGCGACCGACGACTACGGCTATCACGTCGTGGAACACAAGCAAACGTTTTATGATTTATGGGCGACAGTGCTACATCAACTTGGGGTCGACCATGAGCAACTGACTTTTCGCTACAGCGGCAGAGACATGCGCCTGACAGATGTGCATGGAAACGTCATTCAAAGCGTTGTCAGTTGA
- a CDS encoding CehA/McbA family metallohydrolase has product MFRGLVITCCVLGSVSVAFSQDFPEVVRVERQPLIEATKRLVETLDFIGEPLSAEEKQALSAAFELETDREVTEAIQDVLDPHCLAGVHINAESRVKVSEGPCPKELMEHGWRSFLVKVHNEAGINPKLAIESPNALAVYERGRGARQRPKTDQDLIDRPEVERRFLDVSMYDSQPMRGRLSGLELEYRIAQLYSRDTGKREAQISFHVGQGTQDIGFRNSVPILFECQPAVEVTLGILDHDGSPTMAALVIRDRFGRVYPNPSKRLAPDFFFHEQVYRQDGETVRLPPGDYTVAISRGPEYEVERTSFTVSASPNQRVPFQLTRWIHPAKKGWISGDHHVHAAGCAHYDSPTEGVGPEDMMRHILGEDLNVGCVLSWGPCWYTQKEYFEGATHELSTEKYLMRYDVEVSGFPSSHAGHLCLLRLIEDDYPGTTLIEEWPSWTLPVLKWGKEQGGVVGYSHSGWGLALPDVGPNGQRLRSGANQQVQGSAVATLPDYEIPPFDGIGANEYIVTAAHGVCDFISAVDTPAIWELNIWYHTLNCGLRSRISGETDFPCIYGDRVGLGRIYVKQDGDGPVNFDTWIQGVKDGRSYCGDGLSHLMNFRVNDVAVGEPGTSGEISQLELKEAGLVTVQCEVAALLESEPSTTAQLIRQRRLDQKPYWHIERCRVGATRKVPVELIVNGQVAERVEIEADGEINDLKFETQLDQSSWVAVRILPSCHTNPVFVEVDGKPIRASRRSAEWCRDSVDVCWKSKSPMIRESERAEAEKAYDQAREYYSQVLSEAVTD; this is encoded by the coding sequence ATGTTTCGAGGATTAGTCATCACGTGCTGTGTCTTGGGTTCGGTTTCCGTGGCGTTCAGTCAGGACTTCCCGGAAGTCGTACGCGTTGAGCGTCAACCATTGATTGAAGCGACGAAACGTCTGGTCGAGACACTGGACTTCATCGGCGAACCACTTTCCGCCGAAGAGAAGCAGGCTCTCAGTGCAGCTTTTGAGTTAGAAACCGATCGAGAAGTGACCGAAGCGATTCAGGATGTGCTGGACCCGCACTGTCTCGCTGGAGTGCATATTAATGCGGAGAGTCGTGTCAAAGTTTCAGAGGGGCCCTGCCCGAAGGAATTGATGGAGCACGGCTGGCGGTCGTTTCTGGTCAAAGTTCACAACGAGGCTGGAATCAATCCGAAACTGGCGATTGAAAGCCCGAATGCCCTCGCCGTCTACGAGCGAGGCCGCGGAGCGCGACAGCGTCCCAAGACCGATCAGGATCTGATCGATCGCCCCGAAGTCGAGCGGAGATTTCTCGATGTCTCGATGTACGATTCGCAGCCGATGCGGGGAAGGCTCTCTGGATTGGAACTCGAATATCGAATCGCGCAGCTGTACTCGCGGGATACCGGGAAGCGGGAAGCTCAGATTTCATTTCATGTCGGTCAGGGAACACAGGACATTGGCTTCCGCAACTCCGTCCCAATTTTGTTTGAGTGTCAACCAGCAGTTGAAGTGACGCTTGGAATTCTCGATCACGATGGTTCTCCAACCATGGCAGCTCTCGTCATCCGGGATCGATTCGGCCGTGTATATCCGAATCCTTCAAAACGACTCGCTCCAGACTTTTTCTTTCACGAGCAGGTCTACCGACAAGATGGCGAAACCGTTCGCCTCCCACCGGGGGACTACACCGTGGCGATCTCACGTGGCCCGGAGTACGAAGTCGAACGGACAAGTTTCACCGTCTCCGCATCTCCAAACCAGAGAGTTCCATTCCAGCTGACACGTTGGATTCATCCCGCCAAGAAGGGATGGATTTCGGGCGATCATCACGTTCATGCTGCCGGGTGTGCTCACTATGACAGCCCGACGGAAGGTGTTGGACCGGAAGATATGATGCGGCACATTCTGGGCGAAGACTTGAACGTGGGGTGCGTTCTCAGCTGGGGACCATGCTGGTACACGCAGAAAGAATACTTTGAAGGGGCCACTCACGAACTTTCAACAGAGAAGTATCTGATGCGGTACGACGTGGAAGTCAGTGGTTTTCCGTCTTCTCACGCCGGGCATCTGTGTCTTCTTCGCCTGATTGAAGACGACTACCCCGGGACAACACTGATCGAAGAATGGCCCAGCTGGACGCTTCCGGTTCTCAAATGGGGAAAAGAACAAGGAGGTGTCGTCGGATATAGCCACTCAGGTTGGGGACTTGCCCTTCCCGATGTTGGCCCAAATGGTCAACGCCTAAGGTCAGGGGCGAATCAACAGGTTCAGGGAAGTGCTGTCGCGACACTGCCCGACTATGAAATCCCTCCCTTTGATGGAATTGGAGCCAACGAATACATCGTCACAGCTGCTCATGGGGTGTGTGACTTTATCTCGGCGGTTGACACTCCGGCGATCTGGGAACTCAATATCTGGTACCACACGTTGAATTGCGGGTTGCGTTCTCGCATCAGCGGAGAAACCGACTTCCCCTGCATTTACGGGGACCGAGTTGGGCTCGGTAGAATTTACGTCAAACAAGATGGCGACGGCCCAGTCAATTTCGATACCTGGATTCAGGGAGTGAAAGATGGAAGAAGCTACTGCGGAGACGGTCTCAGTCATCTGATGAACTTCCGCGTCAATGATGTGGCTGTCGGAGAACCGGGAACTTCCGGCGAGATCAGTCAACTTGAACTCAAAGAAGCTGGCCTTGTCACCGTCCAATGTGAGGTTGCTGCTCTGCTTGAATCAGAACCATCAACGACCGCTCAATTGATACGCCAGCGTCGACTGGATCAGAAACCGTACTGGCACATCGAGAGGTGTCGTGTCGGCGCTACTCGAAAAGTTCCGGTTGAACTCATCGTGAATGGACAGGTCGCTGAGCGTGTCGAAATTGAGGCTGATGGCGAAATCAATGATCTGAAGTTCGAAACACAGCTCGATCAGTCCAGCTGGGTTGCAGTGCGGATTCTTCCGTCCTGCCACACGAATCCAGTTTTCGTCGAAGTCGACGGGAAGCCGATTCGAGCGAGCCGCCGCAGCGCTGAATGGTGTCGAGACAGTGTCGACGTCTGCTGGAAGTCCAAATCGCCGATGATTCGTGAATCCGAACGAGCAGAAGCTGAGAAGGCGTACGATCAGGCTCGTGAATACTATTCCCAGGTCTTGTCGGAAGCGGTGACCGACTGA
- a CDS encoding DUF1553 domain-containing protein: protein MSVQELSMLLLRRFALLAVMTCSVAVAAEPEIPSDQLEFFETRIRPVLVERCYGCHNSQDTAEGDLILDHRSRFLKGGQSGKALNLKDPHASLLLRVMRHEIEGFEMPLGEDPLDESVIADFEKWIAMGAPDPRASPPAGSNLANVETWESQFQDRMTWWSFRPLSPVAPPLADDSDVERNPIDRFIDAKLDEAGLSAAPRATQRELVRRLSLVIRGVIPTVEETETFIADESPEAYEKLVDRWLNSREFGEHWARHWMDVIRYAESHGSEGDPAIPYAWKYRDYLIQSLNGDVPYDQLVREHVAGDLLENPRIDPETQVNQSAIGTAHWRMCFHGFAPTDALDEKVKFVDDQINVFSKAFMGLTVSCARCHNHKFDPISQEDYYALFGIIGSPRPGILDANSEELQNRNREELIKLKQDVRSEQAKVWMERAESFDEVANEFIEQATSDTDVFYPLKLSASEGESKKEDWQKLLQAASVANDRASHSESNDEFYAHWDLRNPESTSEWFSYGNGTADGVTQAGDFSLLESITSDAPLLNTGVYSHGLSTKHRATLMSPKLHLDGKHEVWVRVQGSGDAMLRYSVHHYPRNGTVYPVSSLKNGKPQWIRYDASYWDGDDIHIELTTAADSPVLAKPVDRSWFGVQEVLVAPTGSFTPPPTSTPAAVLLSLIGPEVSFEASVLKHQIAAVIRQAVEDWGQGRCSDKQVDLLNNLVSNGFLTKLGTGSERLQTLVSEYRSLEEEVPLPDRIPGQLDADSTDQALFIRGQHRHPGSVVERRFLECVDSSPYEYTNSNGTSGRRQLAEDLIREDNPLTRRVIVNRIWHYTFGAGLVRTVDNFGLLGEEPSHPELLDYLANRFAEQGWSIKRMIRELVLTETWQRSSEGTAKAKEIDPENRLLSHASIRRMTGEMLRDSILMASGQLDQTSFGPPDKVGGKSKRRSIYLSVIRNDMDPFLTTFNMPVPFATQGRRDITNVPAQSLTLLNDPFVLQAAQVLGTSTKHLEDEERIQHLMSSVLGRPADSGELSAASQFIAELRAFYQQQSVKRERLMTQLDEHKSHLENLENLAKNRVLGTRNNGSEAKLQLPSLVAEWNFDHDFNDSSGRLHGTAHGGCRIEGGALVLDGSGYVSTGPLERNLRAKSFEVIVQLSNLEQRGGGVMSVQTVSGVHFDSIVFGEQEPRHWLAGSNTFERTSSLQGPAEDEAMKNPVHLVMTYEDDGTISCYRNGVLYGTPYKKSELRPFKGGGSQILFGLRHGPPLGNRFLTGRIELARLYESALSAEEVQALASEDSTFVSAEELSAAMTPEERKQAEEYRELIDELGEQLSVLGAVKSEQDAWADFAHGLLNLKEFIYIR from the coding sequence GTGTCAGTACAGGAATTGTCGATGTTGCTGCTGCGAAGATTTGCCCTGTTGGCTGTGATGACATGTTCGGTCGCGGTTGCTGCAGAACCGGAGATTCCATCCGATCAACTAGAATTCTTCGAAACACGAATTCGACCGGTTTTGGTCGAACGCTGTTACGGATGCCATAACAGCCAGGATACTGCCGAAGGCGATTTGATCCTCGATCACCGATCCCGTTTTCTGAAGGGTGGGCAATCGGGCAAGGCATTGAATTTGAAAGACCCGCACGCAAGTCTCCTGCTGCGCGTGATGCGGCATGAGATTGAAGGTTTCGAAATGCCGCTGGGTGAAGATCCGCTCGATGAGTCAGTGATTGCAGACTTCGAAAAGTGGATCGCCATGGGAGCCCCCGATCCGCGAGCGAGTCCTCCGGCCGGTTCAAATTTAGCGAATGTTGAAACCTGGGAAAGCCAGTTTCAGGATCGGATGACCTGGTGGAGCTTTCGTCCACTCAGTCCAGTAGCCCCTCCGCTTGCCGATGATTCTGACGTCGAACGAAATCCCATTGATCGATTCATTGATGCGAAGTTAGACGAAGCTGGCTTAAGTGCCGCACCTCGTGCAACTCAACGAGAATTGGTCCGCAGGTTGAGTCTCGTCATTCGAGGAGTCATTCCAACCGTCGAAGAGACGGAAACATTCATCGCTGATGAGAGTCCTGAGGCTTATGAAAAACTCGTTGACCGGTGGTTGAATTCACGCGAGTTCGGAGAGCACTGGGCGCGTCACTGGATGGACGTCATTCGATATGCAGAGTCGCACGGAAGCGAAGGCGATCCTGCAATTCCTTATGCATGGAAGTATCGCGACTATCTCATTCAATCGCTCAATGGCGATGTTCCGTATGATCAACTTGTCCGTGAACATGTGGCGGGGGACTTGCTTGAAAATCCTCGGATTGATCCCGAGACGCAAGTCAATCAGTCAGCGATTGGCACAGCTCACTGGCGGATGTGCTTTCATGGATTTGCACCGACGGATGCCCTCGATGAGAAGGTGAAATTCGTCGACGATCAGATCAATGTTTTCTCCAAAGCATTCATGGGACTCACGGTCTCGTGCGCTCGTTGCCACAACCACAAATTCGATCCGATTAGTCAGGAAGACTACTACGCTCTGTTCGGAATCATTGGTTCGCCAAGGCCGGGAATCCTCGATGCAAATTCCGAGGAGCTGCAAAACCGGAATCGCGAGGAGTTAATAAAACTCAAGCAAGACGTTCGATCGGAACAGGCAAAAGTCTGGATGGAGCGAGCGGAATCCTTCGACGAAGTTGCCAACGAATTCATTGAACAAGCGACGAGCGATACAGACGTTTTCTATCCACTCAAACTTTCAGCGAGTGAAGGGGAATCGAAGAAAGAAGATTGGCAGAAGCTGCTGCAAGCTGCCTCCGTAGCGAATGATCGCGCTTCCCACTCCGAAAGCAATGACGAATTCTATGCCCACTGGGATCTGAGGAATCCGGAGTCGACCTCGGAGTGGTTTTCATATGGGAACGGAACTGCCGATGGAGTGACCCAAGCTGGCGACTTTTCACTTCTTGAATCAATCACCAGCGACGCTCCGTTGCTCAATACCGGAGTTTATTCTCACGGGCTCTCGACGAAACACCGTGCGACATTGATGTCACCAAAGCTGCACCTTGATGGGAAGCACGAAGTGTGGGTTCGTGTTCAAGGCTCCGGAGACGCGATGCTGCGGTATTCCGTTCATCACTATCCACGCAACGGAACGGTGTATCCAGTTTCATCATTGAAAAACGGAAAGCCGCAATGGATTCGATACGATGCAAGCTACTGGGACGGCGATGACATTCACATCGAGCTGACAACGGCAGCCGACTCGCCGGTGCTTGCTAAACCTGTCGACCGATCATGGTTTGGAGTCCAGGAAGTTCTCGTTGCTCCAACAGGCAGCTTCACCCCTCCACCTACATCAACACCAGCTGCCGTTCTCTTGTCTCTCATCGGCCCCGAAGTCAGCTTCGAAGCATCGGTACTGAAGCATCAGATTGCGGCAGTCATTCGACAAGCTGTCGAAGACTGGGGGCAAGGCAGGTGTTCCGACAAGCAAGTCGACCTCCTCAACAACCTTGTTTCGAACGGCTTTCTGACAAAGCTGGGAACTGGTTCGGAGCGTCTGCAGACGTTGGTCTCCGAGTATCGTTCGCTTGAGGAAGAAGTTCCGTTGCCCGATCGAATTCCTGGACAGCTGGATGCCGATTCAACCGATCAGGCGCTCTTCATTCGCGGACAACATCGACATCCAGGAAGTGTGGTCGAGCGGAGGTTCCTCGAGTGTGTCGACTCGAGCCCGTACGAATACACAAACAGTAACGGAACAAGTGGACGCCGGCAGCTTGCAGAAGATCTCATTCGCGAAGACAACCCCTTAACCCGGCGAGTGATCGTCAACCGCATCTGGCACTACACGTTCGGTGCAGGTCTTGTTCGAACAGTCGATAACTTCGGGTTGCTGGGCGAAGAGCCATCGCATCCCGAGTTACTGGACTATCTCGCGAATCGTTTCGCCGAACAGGGGTGGTCGATTAAACGAATGATTCGCGAACTCGTGCTGACGGAGACATGGCAGCGTTCCAGCGAAGGAACAGCCAAAGCCAAGGAAATCGATCCCGAGAATCGGCTATTGTCACATGCTTCGATTCGGCGAATGACTGGTGAAATGCTTCGTGATTCAATTCTGATGGCTTCCGGGCAACTCGATCAGACGTCGTTTGGCCCGCCGGATAAAGTCGGCGGAAAGTCGAAACGAAGAAGCATCTATCTCTCGGTCATTCGTAACGATATGGATCCGTTTTTGACAACGTTTAACATGCCGGTTCCATTTGCAACACAGGGACGCCGAGACATTACAAATGTCCCAGCCCAATCTTTGACACTCTTAAACGATCCGTTTGTTCTTCAAGCAGCTCAAGTTTTAGGAACATCGACAAAGCATTTGGAAGATGAAGAACGCATTCAACATTTGATGAGTTCTGTTCTCGGCCGTCCCGCCGATTCTGGAGAACTGAGTGCAGCGAGTCAGTTCATTGCAGAGCTTCGAGCGTTCTATCAACAGCAATCGGTAAAACGTGAACGGCTAATGACTCAGTTGGACGAGCACAAGAGTCACTTGGAGAATCTGGAAAACCTCGCAAAAAACAGAGTGTTGGGCACTCGCAACAACGGCAGTGAAGCCAAACTCCAATTGCCGTCGCTCGTCGCAGAGTGGAATTTTGACCATGACTTCAATGACTCGTCGGGGCGCCTGCACGGAACCGCTCATGGGGGCTGCCGAATCGAGGGCGGTGCTCTCGTTCTTGATGGAAGCGGATATGTTTCGACCGGACCGCTAGAACGAAACCTACGTGCGAAGTCGTTTGAAGTCATTGTTCAATTGTCAAATCTGGAACAACGTGGCGGCGGAGTGATGTCCGTGCAAACCGTGTCTGGTGTTCACTTCGATTCAATTGTTTTCGGCGAACAGGAACCGCGACACTGGTTGGCGGGGTCAAATACATTTGAAAGAACGAGCAGTCTGCAGGGGCCAGCAGAAGATGAAGCGATGAAAAATCCGGTTCATCTTGTCATGACCTATGAAGACGATGGGACCATCAGTTGTTATCGCAACGGAGTTCTCTATGGAACGCCATATAAGAAGTCAGAGCTGCGACCCTTTAAAGGGGGAGGTAGCCAGATACTGTTCGGTTTGCGACATGGCCCTCCGTTGGGAAATCGATTTCTGACTGGTCGCATTGAGCTGGCACGACTTTACGAATCGGCATTGAGTGCGGAAGAAGTTCAAGCACTCGCCAGCGAAGATTCAACGTTTGTTTCAGCGGAAGAACTTTCGGCAGCGATGACTCCGGAAGAGCGAAAGCAGGCTGAAGAGTATCGCGAGCTCATTGATGAGCTTGGCGAGCAGCTTTCGGTGCTCGGTGCAGTGAAGTCAGAGCAGGATGCCTGGGCAGATTTTGCTCACGGGTTATTGAATCTCAAAGAGTTTATTTACATACGATAA